A window of the Cucurbita pepo subsp. pepo cultivar mu-cu-16 chromosome LG01, ASM280686v2, whole genome shotgun sequence genome harbors these coding sequences:
- the LOC111810532 gene encoding probable ADP-ribosylation factor GTPase-activating protein AGD11 isoform X1: MSTQSKNSDSNAVSGVCLFDLLFPDSEMRGWDWSRMPSDSETQQWNWKKDQQLSGPQKRLEDLLRQSGNKLCADCGSPDPKWVSLNLGVFICIKCSGVHRSLGVHISKVFSVKLDNWTDEQVNTFISMGGNADVNKKYEAGIIDLTRKPKPDSCIEERFEFIRRKYELLQFYNGNGHNSSDGSVNKRISPCSQINSSSKNGSQDKRQYEKLATRHRIANAFRNSRVKRDSDHKSFDKSNPSISRLASAGMVEFVGLVKVNVVRGTNLAIRDVVSSDPYVILVLGHQSVRTRVIKSNLNPVWNESLMLSIPEHIPPLKVLVYDKDTFSTDDFMGEAEIDIQPLVAATRAYEKSTIDESMQLGKWVASNDNTLVKDGIINLVDGKVRQDISLRLQNVERGVLEVELECIPLTQ, translated from the exons ATGTCAACCCAGTCGAAGAACTCCGATTCAAATGCCGTTTCAG GCGTTTGTCTCTTCGATCTTCTGTTTCCAGATTCAGAAATGCGAGGCTGGGACTGGAGTCGAATGCCCTCTG ATTCAGAAACGCAACAGTGGAACTGGAAAAAGGATCAACAGCTCTCTG GCCCCCAGAAAAGGTTGGAAGATCTGTTGCGCCAATCTGGTAATAAGTTATGTGCAGATTGTGGCTCACCAGATCCGAAATGGGT ATCGTTAAATTTGGGAGTATTTATCTGTATAAAGTGTTCTGGAGTACACAGAAGTCTTGGAGTTCATATCTCTaag GTTTTCTCAGTGAAGCTAGATAATTGGACGGATGAACAAGTCAATACTTTTATAAGCATGGGTGGAAACGCAGATGTAAACAAGAAATATGAAGCCGGCATCATAGATTTGACCAGGAAACCAAAACCAGATTCCTGTATAGAGGAGCGCTTTGAGTTTATAAG GAGAAAGTATGAACTGCTACAATTTTATAACGGCAATGGTCATAATTCTAGTGATGGCTCAGTTAATAAAAGGATTTCACCATGCTCTCAAATTAACTCTTCAAGCAAGAATGGTTCCCAGGACAAAAGGCAATATGAGAAACTAGCTACTAGGCATCGCATTGCGAATGCGTTTCGTAACAGCCGAGTTAAAAGAGATAGTgaccacaagagtttcgacaAGAGCAACCCTTCAATCTCAAGACTAGCGTCA GCAGGTATGGTCGAGTTCGTCGGGTTGGTTAAGGTCAATGTGGTTAGAGGCACGAACCTAGCTATTAGAGACGTGGTGTCCAGTGATCCCTATGTAATTCTCGTATTGGGTCACCAA TCGGTGAGGACTCGCGTCATAAAGAGCAACCTTAACCCAGTTTGGAATGAGAGCCTAATGTTGTCGATTCCCGAACATATACCTCCGCTAAAAGTG CTTGTCTATGATAAGGACACATTTTCCACTGATGACTTCATGGGCGAGGCCGAAATCGACATTCAACCATTGGTTGCAGCCACAAGGGCGTACGAGAAGTCGACAATTGATGAATCAATGCAGCTGGGAAAATGGGTGGCAAGTAATGACAATACGTTGGTAAAAGATGGAATCATTAACCTTGTAGATGGAAAGGTTAGACAGGATATATCTCTTAGATTGCAGAATGTGGAGAGAGGTGTTCTTGAGGTTGAGCTAGAATGCATTCCACTCACACAATAG
- the LOC111810532 gene encoding probable ADP-ribosylation factor GTPase-activating protein AGD11 isoform X3 — translation MSTQSKNSDSNAVSGVCLFDLLFPDSEMRGWDWSRMPSDSETQQWNWKKDQQLSGPQKRLEDLLRQSGNKLCADCGSPDPKWVSLNLGVFICIKCSGVHRSLGVHISKVFSVKLDNWTDEQVNTFISMGGNADVNKKYEAGIIDLTRKPKPDSCIEERFEFIRRKYELLQFYNGNGHNSSDGSVNKRISPCSQINSSSKNGSQDKRQYEKLATRHRIANAFRNSRVKRDSDHKSFDKSNPSISRLASSVRTRVIKSNLNPVWNESLMLSIPEHIPPLKVLVYDKDTFSTDDFMGEAEIDIQPLVAATRAYEKSTIDESMQLGKWVASNDNTLVKDGIINLVDGKVRQDISLRLQNVERGVLEVELECIPLTQ, via the exons ATGTCAACCCAGTCGAAGAACTCCGATTCAAATGCCGTTTCAG GCGTTTGTCTCTTCGATCTTCTGTTTCCAGATTCAGAAATGCGAGGCTGGGACTGGAGTCGAATGCCCTCTG ATTCAGAAACGCAACAGTGGAACTGGAAAAAGGATCAACAGCTCTCTG GCCCCCAGAAAAGGTTGGAAGATCTGTTGCGCCAATCTGGTAATAAGTTATGTGCAGATTGTGGCTCACCAGATCCGAAATGGGT ATCGTTAAATTTGGGAGTATTTATCTGTATAAAGTGTTCTGGAGTACACAGAAGTCTTGGAGTTCATATCTCTaag GTTTTCTCAGTGAAGCTAGATAATTGGACGGATGAACAAGTCAATACTTTTATAAGCATGGGTGGAAACGCAGATGTAAACAAGAAATATGAAGCCGGCATCATAGATTTGACCAGGAAACCAAAACCAGATTCCTGTATAGAGGAGCGCTTTGAGTTTATAAG GAGAAAGTATGAACTGCTACAATTTTATAACGGCAATGGTCATAATTCTAGTGATGGCTCAGTTAATAAAAGGATTTCACCATGCTCTCAAATTAACTCTTCAAGCAAGAATGGTTCCCAGGACAAAAGGCAATATGAGAAACTAGCTACTAGGCATCGCATTGCGAATGCGTTTCGTAACAGCCGAGTTAAAAGAGATAGTgaccacaagagtttcgacaAGAGCAACCCTTCAATCTCAAGACTAGCGTCA TCGGTGAGGACTCGCGTCATAAAGAGCAACCTTAACCCAGTTTGGAATGAGAGCCTAATGTTGTCGATTCCCGAACATATACCTCCGCTAAAAGTG CTTGTCTATGATAAGGACACATTTTCCACTGATGACTTCATGGGCGAGGCCGAAATCGACATTCAACCATTGGTTGCAGCCACAAGGGCGTACGAGAAGTCGACAATTGATGAATCAATGCAGCTGGGAAAATGGGTGGCAAGTAATGACAATACGTTGGTAAAAGATGGAATCATTAACCTTGTAGATGGAAAGGTTAGACAGGATATATCTCTTAGATTGCAGAATGTGGAGAGAGGTGTTCTTGAGGTTGAGCTAGAATGCATTCCACTCACACAATAG
- the LOC111810532 gene encoding probable ADP-ribosylation factor GTPase-activating protein AGD11 isoform X2, whose protein sequence is MSTQSKNSDSNAVSDSEMRGWDWSRMPSDSETQQWNWKKDQQLSGPQKRLEDLLRQSGNKLCADCGSPDPKWVSLNLGVFICIKCSGVHRSLGVHISKVFSVKLDNWTDEQVNTFISMGGNADVNKKYEAGIIDLTRKPKPDSCIEERFEFIRRKYELLQFYNGNGHNSSDGSVNKRISPCSQINSSSKNGSQDKRQYEKLATRHRIANAFRNSRVKRDSDHKSFDKSNPSISRLASAGMVEFVGLVKVNVVRGTNLAIRDVVSSDPYVILVLGHQSVRTRVIKSNLNPVWNESLMLSIPEHIPPLKVLVYDKDTFSTDDFMGEAEIDIQPLVAATRAYEKSTIDESMQLGKWVASNDNTLVKDGIINLVDGKVRQDISLRLQNVERGVLEVELECIPLTQ, encoded by the exons ATGTCAACCCAGTCGAAGAACTCCGATTCAAATGCCGTTTCAG ATTCAGAAATGCGAGGCTGGGACTGGAGTCGAATGCCCTCTG ATTCAGAAACGCAACAGTGGAACTGGAAAAAGGATCAACAGCTCTCTG GCCCCCAGAAAAGGTTGGAAGATCTGTTGCGCCAATCTGGTAATAAGTTATGTGCAGATTGTGGCTCACCAGATCCGAAATGGGT ATCGTTAAATTTGGGAGTATTTATCTGTATAAAGTGTTCTGGAGTACACAGAAGTCTTGGAGTTCATATCTCTaag GTTTTCTCAGTGAAGCTAGATAATTGGACGGATGAACAAGTCAATACTTTTATAAGCATGGGTGGAAACGCAGATGTAAACAAGAAATATGAAGCCGGCATCATAGATTTGACCAGGAAACCAAAACCAGATTCCTGTATAGAGGAGCGCTTTGAGTTTATAAG GAGAAAGTATGAACTGCTACAATTTTATAACGGCAATGGTCATAATTCTAGTGATGGCTCAGTTAATAAAAGGATTTCACCATGCTCTCAAATTAACTCTTCAAGCAAGAATGGTTCCCAGGACAAAAGGCAATATGAGAAACTAGCTACTAGGCATCGCATTGCGAATGCGTTTCGTAACAGCCGAGTTAAAAGAGATAGTgaccacaagagtttcgacaAGAGCAACCCTTCAATCTCAAGACTAGCGTCA GCAGGTATGGTCGAGTTCGTCGGGTTGGTTAAGGTCAATGTGGTTAGAGGCACGAACCTAGCTATTAGAGACGTGGTGTCCAGTGATCCCTATGTAATTCTCGTATTGGGTCACCAA TCGGTGAGGACTCGCGTCATAAAGAGCAACCTTAACCCAGTTTGGAATGAGAGCCTAATGTTGTCGATTCCCGAACATATACCTCCGCTAAAAGTG CTTGTCTATGATAAGGACACATTTTCCACTGATGACTTCATGGGCGAGGCCGAAATCGACATTCAACCATTGGTTGCAGCCACAAGGGCGTACGAGAAGTCGACAATTGATGAATCAATGCAGCTGGGAAAATGGGTGGCAAGTAATGACAATACGTTGGTAAAAGATGGAATCATTAACCTTGTAGATGGAAAGGTTAGACAGGATATATCTCTTAGATTGCAGAATGTGGAGAGAGGTGTTCTTGAGGTTGAGCTAGAATGCATTCCACTCACACAATAG
- the LOC111810554 gene encoding protein SENSITIVITY TO RED LIGHT REDUCED 1-like yields MTASAKTLAIPDQSNNGDWTVVLPRRGRQRKNLPKLRKQEDQRTWSPSDQANDTIRESKLLHKMEICIEKVESSQFYRTLVDELETMPVLESLNRVLASESKMGMVIYGVGSIENYENPRLQLSLAILLKRKFSWIGRLEVFDPILSAIECRVIESFGCSILSVNEQGRRCAQKPTMFFMPHCEAELYNNLLQENWTGELLNHVVLFGNSFEIYEQFVSEFKNSPVVDSAKYILASRKFSREIKIKTLSDEYFGAFHDSSWHFFSTVLPTELQFTDL; encoded by the coding sequence ATGACAGCGTCGGCAAAAACTCTTGCTATTCCGGATCAGTCGAATAATGGCGACTGGACGGTTGTTTTACCTCGTCGTGGCAGGCAGAGGAAAAATTTGCCGAAGCtaagaaaacaagaagatCAGCGGACTTGGTCTCCGTCTGATCAGGCCAATGATACAATCAGGGAATCGAAACTGTTGCATAAGATGGAAATCTGTATTGAGAAAGTTGAGAGCTCCCAATTTTATCGAACTCTTGTTGATGAGCTTGAAACGATGCCAGTCTTGGAATCCTTGAATAGGGTTTTGGCCTCGGAGTCGAAGATGGGGATGGTTATCTATGGCGTAGGAAGcattgaaaattatgaaaatccTCGATTGCAGCTCAGTCTTGCTATATTGTTGAAGAGAAAATTTAGTTGGATTGGAAGGTTAGAAGTGTTCGATCCAATTCTTTCTGCAATCGAATGTCGGGTTATCGAATCCTTTGGTTGTTCTATTCTATCAGTAAATGAGCAAGGACGGCGATGTGCGCAGAAGCCAACAATGTTCTTCATGCCCCATTGCGAGGCAGAGCTGTACAACAATCTTTTACAGGAGAATTGGACGGGGGAGCTGTTGAATCATGTTGTGCTGTTTGGAAATAGCTTTGAGATCTATGAGCAGTTTGTATCTGAATTCAAGAACTCACCCGTTGTTGATTCGGCAAAGTACATCTTGGCCTCTAGAAAATTCTCACGCGAGATCAAAATCAAGACACTTTCAGATGAATATTTTGGTGCTTTCCATGATTCAAGTTGGCATTTTTTCAGCACTGTTTTACCGACAGAGCTGCAGTTCACAGATCTTTGA
- the LOC111781514 gene encoding uncharacterized protein LOC111781514 isoform X2, producing the protein MSLVDYASSDDDETAAAEEEEEQNRKKPEDRTTEEPQFPNQEPRPILKPKQPSETNEDSSVPSVELPDASLLLNSPTSSSLLSGSDHSSRVAAAMAANASRKRETNVLGSSLPRSKVPRSNLPHSKNVPETVGRLLVPPQLTGRSNIVTEDISKLFVKKSAKPS; encoded by the exons atGTCATTGGTAGACTACGCTTCGTCGGACGACGACGagacggcg gcggcggaggaggaggaggagcaaAATCGGAAGAAACCGGAAGACCGCACCACTGAGGAGCCTCAATTCCCCAACCAAGAGCCGAG GCCCATTCTTAAGCCAAAACAGCCATCTGAAACTAACGAGGATTCTTCTGTGCCTTCGGTTGAGCTTCCTGATGCTTCTCTACTATTGAATTCTCCTACTTCTTCCAGTCTTCTTAGTGGTAGCGATCACTCTTCTCGAGTGGCAGCAGCCATGGCTGCCAATGCATCTCGTAAGAGAGAAACAAATGTTCTGGGATCTTCTCTTCCCCGGAGTAAAGTTCCACGATCGAATTTGCCTCACTCAAAGAATGTTCCAGAGACTGTAGGACGTTTGTTGGTTCCACCTCAGCTTACTGGAAG GAGTAACATTGTCACTGAAGATATAAGCAAGTTGTTTGTGAAAAAGTCGGCCAAGCCCTCATAG
- the LOC111781514 gene encoding uncharacterized protein LOC111781514 isoform X1, with product MSLVDYASSDDDETAAAEEEEEQNRKKPEDRTTEEPQFPNQEPRSQSHPVNQPILKPKQPSETNEDSSVPSVELPDASLLLNSPTSSSLLSGSDHSSRVAAAMAANASRKRETNVLGSSLPRSKVPRSNLPHSKNVPETVGRLLVPPQLTGRSNIVTEDISKLFVKKSAKPS from the exons atGTCATTGGTAGACTACGCTTCGTCGGACGACGACGagacggcg gcggcggaggaggaggaggagcaaAATCGGAAGAAACCGGAAGACCGCACCACTGAGGAGCCTCAATTCCCCAACCAAGAGCCGAGGTCTCAATCTCACCCCGTCAACCA GCCCATTCTTAAGCCAAAACAGCCATCTGAAACTAACGAGGATTCTTCTGTGCCTTCGGTTGAGCTTCCTGATGCTTCTCTACTATTGAATTCTCCTACTTCTTCCAGTCTTCTTAGTGGTAGCGATCACTCTTCTCGAGTGGCAGCAGCCATGGCTGCCAATGCATCTCGTAAGAGAGAAACAAATGTTCTGGGATCTTCTCTTCCCCGGAGTAAAGTTCCACGATCGAATTTGCCTCACTCAAAGAATGTTCCAGAGACTGTAGGACGTTTGTTGGTTCCACCTCAGCTTACTGGAAG GAGTAACATTGTCACTGAAGATATAAGCAAGTTGTTTGTGAAAAAGTCGGCCAAGCCCTCATAG
- the LOC111803546 gene encoding mitochondrial phosphate carrier protein 3, mitochondrial-like, whose protein sequence is MALSDRPSRQSLIPSFLYSSPSSTRTLPIKKMLQSSSTFDAVSSSPKTFVIPAPSEPSKKIELYSPAFYAACTFGGILSCGLTHMTVTPLDLVKCNMQIDPAKYKSISSGFGILLKEQGVRGFFRGWVPTLLGYSAQGACKFGFYEFFKKYYTDIAGPEYAAKYKTLIYLAGSASAEVIADVALCPFEAVKVRVQTQPGFARGLADGLPKFVKSEGTLGLYKGIVPLWGRQIPYTMMKFASFETIVEMIYKYAVPAPKDQCSKSLQLGISFAGGYVAGVFCAIVSHPADNLVSFLNNAKGATVGDAVKKLGLWGLFTRGLPLRIVMIGTLTGAQWGIYDAFKVFVGLPTTGGVAPAAPTPSASELANA, encoded by the exons ATGGCGCTCTCTGATAGACCCTCTCGTCAATCTCTGATCCCCAGCTTCCTTTATTCTTCACCTTCTTCCACTCGCACTCTGCCTATTAAGAAGATGCTTCAGTCTTCATCCACTTTTGATGCGGTTTCCTCTTCTCCTAAGACCTTTGTTATTCCTGCCCCGAGTGAGCCGTCTAAGAAGATTGAGTTGTACTCGCCGGCGTTCTACGCTGCTTGTACTTTTGGTGGGATTCTCAGCTGTGGTCTCACGCATATGACTGTTACTCCTCTCGATTTGGTTAAATGCAATATGCAG ATCGACCCTGCGAAATACAAAAGCATTTCGTCTGGTTTTGGAATTTTGCTTAAGGAGCAGGGTGTGAGGGGTTTCTTTAGGGGTTGGGTGCCTACCCTTCTTGGCTACAGTGCTCAGGGTGCTTGCAAGTTTGGTTTCTACGAGTTCTTTAAGAAGTATTACACTGATATTGCTGGACCTGAGTACGCTGCTAAGTACAAGACCTTGATCTACCTTGCTGGCTCTGCATCGGCTGAGGTGATTGCTGATGTTGCACTTTGCCCTTTCGAAGCAGTCAAGGTTCGGGTTCAAACTCAGCCTGGATTTGCTAGAGGGCTAGCGGATGGACTTCCCAAGTTTGTCAAATCTGAAGGAACTCTAGG GTTGTACAAGGGTATTGTTCCACTCTGGGGTCGCCAGATTCCAT ACACAATGATGAAGTTTGCTTCCTTCGAGACAATTGTCGAGATGATATACAAGTATGCCGTTCCCGCACCAAAGGACCAGTGCAGCAAATCTCTCCAGCTTGGTATTAGTTTTGCTGGTGGATATGTGGCTGGTGTTTTCTGTGCTATTGTGTCTCATCCTGCTGATAATCTCGTGTCTTTCCTCAACAATGCCAAAGGAGCAACTGTTGGAGAC GCTGTCAAGAAGCTCGGATTATGGGGTCTCTTCACTCGTGGTCTACCCCTCCGTATCGTCATGATTGGAACTCTTACTGGTGCTCAATGGGGCATTTACGATGCATTCAAAGTGTTCGTTGGACT GCCTACTACTGGTGGTGTTGCTCCTGCTGCCCCCACACCTTCTGCTTCTGAGCTTGCAAATGCGTGA